From Caldicellulosiruptor hydrothermalis 108, a single genomic window includes:
- the argF gene encoding ornithine carbamoyltransferase, producing MRHFLHLNDLSKEDIMYLVELASRLKKEAKKGFYFPYLKNKALGLIFTKASTRTRVSFEVGIHQLGGYSLYLGKNDLQLGRGETIEDTAKVLSRYLDLIVIRTYEQKEVEEFAKYSSIPVINGLTDDYHPTQIIADFQTIFEEKGRLSNLKIAYVGDGNNVAATLLVGAAKLGLDIAVATPPDYEIKKEVVDFSLDEAKKSKSNIIFTNSPKEAVKDADVVYTDTWVSMGQEEEKEKRIRDFEGYQVDSSLMKLAKDDAIFLHCLPAYRGFEVTSEVIDGSQSRVFDEAENRLHAHKAIMIFVCLGKI from the coding sequence ATGAGACATTTTCTTCATCTAAATGACCTTTCAAAAGAAGATATTATGTATTTGGTTGAGCTTGCAAGCAGACTCAAAAAAGAAGCTAAAAAAGGTTTTTACTTTCCCTATTTAAAGAACAAAGCGCTGGGACTTATATTTACAAAGGCTTCAACAAGGACGCGTGTATCATTTGAAGTTGGAATCCACCAGCTTGGCGGATATTCACTCTATCTTGGGAAAAATGACCTTCAGCTTGGCAGAGGTGAAACAATAGAAGATACAGCAAAGGTTCTGTCGCGCTACCTTGACCTAATTGTTATAAGAACATATGAACAAAAAGAGGTTGAAGAGTTTGCAAAATACTCTTCCATCCCAGTTATAAATGGTCTTACTGATGATTATCATCCAACCCAAATTATAGCGGACTTTCAGACAATTTTTGAGGAGAAAGGAAGGCTCAGTAACTTAAAGATCGCATATGTGGGAGACGGCAACAATGTAGCAGCCACACTTTTGGTAGGCGCAGCAAAGCTTGGTCTTGACATTGCAGTTGCAACTCCACCTGATTATGAAATAAAAAAAGAGGTGGTAGATTTTTCACTTGATGAGGCAAAAAAGAGTAAAAGCAATATCATATTTACCAATAGTCCAAAAGAGGCTGTAAAAGATGCTGATGTTGTCTATACAGACACATGGGTTTCGATGGGTCAGGAAGAAGAAAAGGAAAAAAGAATAAGGGATTTTGAAGGATATCAGGTAGACAGCTCTCTTATGAAATTAGCAAAAGATGATGCGATATTCCTGCATTGTCTTCCAGCATACAGAGGGTTTGAAGTAACCTCAGAGGTCATAGACGGTTCGCAATCGAGGGTATTTGATGAGGCAGAAAATAGGCTTCACGCTCACAAGGCTATAATGATTTTTGTGTGTCTTGGGAAAATTTGA
- a CDS encoding aminopeptidase: protein MTDERLKLLAKNLIEYSVELKEGENILIELIGQEIELAKELVKLSYSKGAKPFLWLKHPTLLRSLLLNATEEQIEIIAQNERDLMEKMDAYIGIRSSPNPFELSDVPDEKMNLYQRIWFHKVHGEVRVPKTKWCILRYPNYSMAQQAKMSSEEFEDFYFNVCNLDYSKMSKAMDALVELMQNTDEVRIVAKDTDLRFSIKGMKAVKCDGHMNIPDGEVYTAPVKDSVNGYITYNTPSNYAGFKFENIRFEFKDGKIVKATANNTEKLNKILDTDEGARYIGEFSIGLNPYITKPMEDTLFDEKIAGSIHFTPGNAYEDADNGNRSAVHWDIVLIQTPEYGGGEIYFDGKLIRKDGRFVIKELEGLNPENLK, encoded by the coding sequence TTGACTGATGAGAGGTTAAAACTTCTTGCAAAAAACCTTATTGAGTATTCGGTTGAATTAAAAGAAGGCGAGAACATTTTGATAGAGCTAATTGGTCAGGAGATCGAGCTTGCAAAAGAACTTGTAAAACTCTCATATTCAAAAGGTGCAAAACCATTTTTGTGGCTAAAACACCCAACACTACTTAGAAGTCTTCTTTTGAATGCAACAGAAGAGCAGATAGAAATTATTGCTCAAAATGAAAGAGATCTTATGGAAAAGATGGATGCATATATAGGTATTAGATCTTCACCAAATCCATTTGAACTTTCAGATGTTCCAGACGAGAAGATGAATCTGTATCAAAGAATATGGTTTCACAAAGTTCACGGAGAGGTCAGAGTTCCAAAAACGAAGTGGTGCATATTAAGATATCCCAACTATTCAATGGCACAACAGGCAAAGATGAGTTCGGAAGAGTTTGAAGATTTTTATTTTAACGTTTGCAATCTTGACTATAGCAAAATGTCAAAAGCAATGGACGCTTTGGTTGAGCTTATGCAGAACACAGATGAGGTTCGGATAGTAGCAAAAGACACAGATTTGAGATTTTCAATTAAAGGCATGAAAGCTGTAAAATGTGATGGTCACATGAATATTCCCGATGGTGAGGTATACACTGCGCCTGTCAAAGATTCTGTAAATGGTTATATAACATACAATACACCTTCGAACTATGCAGGGTTCAAGTTTGAAAATATAAGATTTGAATTTAAAGATGGAAAGATTGTAAAAGCAACTGCTAACAATACAGAGAAGCTCAACAAGATACTGGATACCGACGAGGGTGCAAGGTATATTGGTGAATTTTCAATTGGTCTGAATCCCTACATTACAAAGCCGATGGAAGACACGCTTTTTGATGAGAAGATTGCGGGAAGCATTCATTTTACTCCTGGTAACGCCTATGAGGATGCTGACAATGGCAACAGGTCAGCTGTTCATTGGGACATTGTGCTCATTCAAACACCTGAATATGGTGGTGGGGAAATTTACTTTGATGGAAAGCTTATTAGAAAAGATGGGAGATTTGTGATAAAAGAGCTGGAAGGCTTAAATCCAGAGAACTTGAAATAG
- the carB gene encoding carbamoyl-phosphate synthase (glutamine-hydrolyzing) large subunit, producing MPKRKDIKKVLIIGSGPIVIGQAAEFDYSGTQACRALKEEGIEVVLVNSNPATIMTDTEIADRVYIEPISVDYIEEIIKKERPQGLLAGLGGQTALNMAFELAEAGILEKYGVSLLGTSLETIKKAEDRELFKKTMIEIGEPVPKSIIAHSVQEAIEFAREVGYPVIVRPAYTLGGTGGGIAYNEEELRYIASKGLKLSLIHQVLIEQSVLGWKEIEYEVMRDSNDNCITVCNMENIDPVGIHTGDSIVVAPSQTLSDKEYQMLRSASLNIIRSLKIEGGCNVQFALNPNSMEYVVIEVNPRVSRSSALASKATGYPIARIAAKIAIGLTLDEIINPITQNTYASFEPSIDYVVVKVPRWPFDKFEKADRRLGTQMKSTGEVMAIGRTFEEAFLKAIDSLDVKINYQLGLKKFEEMADSELLEYIKTPNDERVFAICEALSRNYDCKFISDLSKIDYFFIEKFKNIVDMSKQLKKYDIESLPYDLLQKAKRLGFGDSYIANLLKEDVDEVIEIREKCKLKPSFKMVDTCAGEFEAKTPYFYSTYEKETDLVVSSKPKAIVIGSGPIRIGQGIEFDYCCVHSIFALKEEGVEAIIINNNPETVSTDFDTSDKLFFEPLTKECVLDIIKQEKPMGVIVQFGGQTAINMASYLAKNGVKILGTSMESIDTAEDRDKFLNLLKNLNIPYPPGGAAYSLEDAVRVAEKIGYPVLVRPSYVLGGRAMEIVYSREELEKYIKAAIEISIKHPILIDKYILGKEAEVDGISDGEDVLIPGIMEHIERAGVHSGDSMAVFPPHTLSERVKEKIVDYTIKLARALRVVGLFNIQFVIDKDENVYVIEVNPRASRTVPILSKVTGIPMIKIATKLILGKKLKELGYQTGLVKEPDFFAVKAPVFSFSKLSKVDAYLGPEMKSTGEVLGISKNLKVALHKAFISSNHKFVKNGSCLILAPESEKDAIQQIIRKLYEVNYKVFLLDSMKDYIKGLNVEFLDKETAEKMLLEDKFSFVINIPSKDKMQEFGFVLRRLSVEFGVTTLTSVDTAQYYVDVLSLLHEIEKDIYCLNDLFKDERMKCYETFSSSK from the coding sequence ATGCCAAAGAGAAAGGACATAAAAAAGGTTTTGATAATAGGCTCTGGTCCGATAGTAATTGGGCAGGCTGCTGAGTTTGACTATTCAGGAACTCAGGCCTGCCGCGCTTTAAAAGAAGAAGGAATAGAAGTTGTGCTTGTAAACTCCAACCCTGCAACAATCATGACTGATACAGAAATTGCTGACAGGGTATATATTGAACCAATTTCAGTTGATTATATCGAAGAAATAATCAAAAAAGAAAGACCACAGGGACTTTTGGCTGGGCTTGGTGGTCAGACAGCGCTCAATATGGCTTTTGAGCTTGCCGAAGCAGGAATTTTGGAAAAGTACGGAGTTTCTCTTCTTGGAACATCGCTTGAAACAATTAAAAAGGCAGAAGACAGGGAACTTTTTAAAAAGACCATGATTGAAATTGGAGAACCTGTGCCAAAAAGCATCATAGCACACTCTGTACAAGAAGCTATAGAATTCGCAAGAGAAGTTGGATACCCTGTTATTGTTCGTCCCGCCTATACCCTTGGCGGCACAGGCGGTGGAATTGCTTACAACGAAGAAGAGCTGAGATATATTGCAAGCAAGGGATTGAAACTTTCTTTAATTCATCAAGTATTGATTGAACAGAGTGTCCTTGGCTGGAAAGAAATAGAATATGAGGTCATGAGGGATAGCAACGACAACTGCATCACTGTGTGCAACATGGAAAACATAGACCCTGTGGGAATTCACACAGGTGACAGTATCGTTGTTGCCCCATCTCAAACTCTTTCTGATAAAGAGTATCAGATGCTTCGCAGTGCTTCCTTAAACATAATAAGAAGTCTAAAAATTGAGGGCGGATGCAACGTTCAGTTTGCGCTAAATCCAAACAGCATGGAGTATGTGGTAATTGAGGTAAACCCGAGAGTGAGCCGTTCGTCTGCCTTAGCATCAAAAGCAACAGGGTACCCTATTGCTCGAATTGCTGCAAAAATAGCAATTGGTCTTACACTTGACGAAATAATAAATCCTATCACCCAAAACACATATGCAAGCTTTGAACCGTCTATAGACTATGTTGTTGTAAAAGTGCCCAGATGGCCGTTTGACAAGTTTGAAAAGGCAGACAGACGACTTGGCACACAGATGAAGTCAACTGGCGAGGTCATGGCAATTGGAAGAACATTTGAAGAAGCATTTTTGAAAGCAATAGATTCACTGGATGTTAAGATTAACTACCAGCTTGGGCTTAAAAAATTCGAAGAGATGGCAGATAGTGAGCTTTTAGAGTATATAAAAACTCCAAACGATGAGAGAGTTTTCGCAATATGCGAAGCTCTTTCCCGAAATTATGACTGCAAGTTCATTTCAGACCTCAGCAAGATTGATTACTTCTTTATTGAAAAGTTCAAAAACATAGTTGATATGTCAAAACAGCTCAAAAAATATGACATAGAATCACTGCCATATGACCTTTTACAAAAAGCTAAAAGACTTGGGTTTGGTGACTCATACATTGCAAATCTTTTAAAAGAGGATGTGGACGAGGTAATAGAAATAAGAGAGAAATGTAAGCTAAAACCTTCTTTCAAGATGGTTGATACCTGTGCAGGTGAGTTTGAAGCAAAAACACCATATTTTTATTCCACATACGAAAAAGAAACTGACTTAGTTGTAAGTTCAAAGCCTAAAGCAATTGTAATTGGTTCAGGTCCTATAAGAATTGGTCAGGGAATTGAATTTGATTATTGCTGTGTTCATTCAATATTCGCGTTAAAAGAAGAAGGAGTTGAAGCTATAATCATCAATAACAATCCTGAGACAGTATCAACCGACTTTGATACATCAGACAAGCTCTTTTTTGAACCTCTAACAAAAGAATGTGTTTTAGATATAATAAAACAGGAAAAACCAATGGGGGTAATAGTTCAATTTGGTGGTCAGACAGCAATAAACATGGCTTCATACCTTGCAAAAAACGGTGTGAAGATCCTTGGAACTTCTATGGAAAGCATTGACACTGCAGAAGACAGAGACAAGTTTTTGAATCTTCTCAAAAACCTCAATATTCCTTATCCTCCAGGTGGGGCTGCATACAGCTTGGAAGATGCGGTGAGGGTTGCCGAAAAGATTGGCTATCCTGTTCTGGTAAGACCATCTTATGTTCTTGGCGGAAGGGCAATGGAGATTGTCTACAGCCGTGAGGAGCTTGAAAAATACATCAAAGCTGCAATTGAGATATCAATAAAACATCCTATTTTGATCGATAAATACATCCTTGGAAAAGAAGCGGAAGTTGATGGAATCTCGGATGGAGAAGATGTGTTAATACCTGGGATCATGGAACATATTGAAAGAGCTGGTGTTCATTCTGGAGACAGCATGGCAGTGTTTCCTCCCCATACACTCTCTGAAAGGGTTAAAGAAAAAATTGTTGATTATACCATAAAACTTGCCCGTGCCTTGAGAGTTGTAGGACTTTTCAATATCCAATTTGTAATTGACAAAGATGAAAATGTTTATGTAATAGAAGTAAATCCTCGCGCAAGCAGAACTGTGCCAATTTTGAGCAAGGTTACAGGAATTCCTATGATAAAGATTGCAACCAAGCTCATACTTGGCAAAAAGCTAAAAGAGTTGGGATACCAAACTGGCCTTGTAAAAGAACCAGACTTTTTTGCAGTAAAAGCTCCTGTATTTTCGTTCTCTAAACTATCCAAGGTTGATGCATACTTAGGACCAGAGATGAAATCCACCGGCGAAGTTCTTGGTATTTCCAAAAACCTAAAAGTTGCTCTTCACAAAGCTTTCATATCCTCCAATCACAAATTTGTGAAAAACGGTAGCTGCTTGATTTTAGCACCTGAAAGTGAAAAGGATGCTATACAGCAGATTATACGAAAACTATATGAAGTAAACTACAAAGTGTTCCTCTTAGATAGCATGAAGGATTATATAAAAGGTTTAAATGTAGAGTTTTTAGACAAAGAGACTGCTGAAAAGATGCTACTTGAAGACAAATTCTCGTTTGTAATAAATATTCCATCCAAAGACAAAATGCAAGAGTTTGGATTTGTTTTGCGAAGACTTTCTGTTGAGTTTGGAGTTACAACATTAACATCGGTTGATACAGCACAGTATTATGTGGACGTTCTATCTCTACTACATGAGATTGAAAAAGATATTTACTGTCTGAATGATTTATTTAAAGATGAAAGGATGAAGTGCTATGAGACATTTTCTTCATCTAAATGA